From a region of the Rhodoflexus caldus genome:
- a CDS encoding CusA/CzcA family heavy metal efflux RND transporter: MIDKIIAFSVRNPLMIGAMTLIMAIAGGYSLKNLPIDAVPDVTNNQVDVITYTPSLASLEMEMFVTSPIEMAMSNIPGLLQTRSISKFGLSVVKLVFSDDTDIYWARQQVFERLQQIKNEIPEAAGEPYMGPVSTGLGEVYQYVIRPRNLTDKSFSPMELRTMQDWFIRKQLLGVPGVAEVSGFGGFKKEYQAKLKLDQMRSLGVTIDDVYDALSQGNSNTGGAYIEKENKAFTIRGIGLATSLDDIANTVVKNKGTVPVLVKDVAVVEFGNAIRYGAMTMNGEGEVVGGIIMMVKGGNGNEVITRVKKKMAEIEKQLPSSLVIEPFVDRSKIVNNAIKTVATNLIEGALIVVVVILVFLGNWRASLLAASVIPLAMLFAFIWMQYFGVVGNIMSLGAIDFGLLVDPAIIVVESVVLFLALAFQRHLEFSGKGDNASLTYRERQEIVIQSAVEVKKSVVFGGAIILIVYFPIMTLQGIEGKMFTPMAQTVSFAILGALLLAITYVPMMSALVLQPPKDPHDHGFSEKIVQAVFSVFKPLIKLGLRFKTGTIAVALFVLAAGIWGFKIIGGEFVPKLQEGDLVVEMNLPVGTSMTESMKLSGKVEKMLLEKFPDEVERVVSKIGTSEVPTDPQAMEAMETIVVLKPKEVWKKAKKQEDLADLVADEMKAFPGLVLSIQQPIENRVNELMAGSRTDIVVKLYGYDLDTLVKKSNEIISILRTVPGAVDVQESKIFGLPQINIQYDRRQMATYGITVEQMNRALQIAFAGAATGLVYEKDKRFDLTLRLSDADRVRPENIKNLLIESKDGNPIPLKELADIQESIGPSEIGHENLGRRANIGFNVRGRDVESLVYEAMDLVGKNVILPAGYRLEFGGEFENLRRAKQRLGIVVPIALAIIFGLLFASFGNIRDSLLIYAVVPLSAVGGVFSLLLRDMNFSISAGVGFIALFGIAVLNGILLVSHFNELMKRGMSADDAVMQGLNERFRPVLMTSAVAALGFLPMALSTSVGAEVQKPLATVVIGGLFTATVLTLIVLPVMYALVNKNRTFSNPAAADEEVEYNHSHMIVKTLALLFLFAATGTVVQAQNQQPLTKNAVTISLEEAVQVATSKNPEMRLADQRIEQQQLLKPAAYNIPNLDLLFEAPTGEDLRPGLLQTFEFPTVYAAQAQAQQKRVELAQAEKDITTNGLIFRTKAAFNDLQFMVAKYLLLIRQDTIYDDIIRVNEVRYRVGQISNLERINGESQYKRIQYNLKQAQAELKGGRALLASLLGRSGDTTLLPDKPLAKLPDMGILYATDTLAFSANPIVGFNMRNVSLQKSLLKVERNKMLPGLQIGFLNQGTPGSEASGGTPLGSRMRFGLTLPIWAWSYKANIGAAKKGLAISQTQAQITNLQLSAEYAKAIAMYRQANENLQYFETVGLREAQEIVRDARTSYRLGSITYYQYLQNLELAFQLEMNYLNTLRDYNYSIIYLKYLRGER; encoded by the coding sequence ATGATTGACAAAATCATTGCATTTAGCGTACGCAATCCGCTAATGATTGGCGCTATGACGCTTATCATGGCAATAGCCGGCGGATATTCCCTAAAAAATCTGCCGATTGATGCAGTCCCCGATGTTACCAATAATCAGGTGGACGTAATTACTTACACGCCAAGTCTGGCATCGTTGGAAATGGAAATGTTCGTAACCTCGCCTATTGAAATGGCGATGTCGAACATTCCGGGGCTGCTGCAAACGCGGTCTATTTCCAAATTCGGGTTATCGGTAGTAAAACTCGTATTCAGCGATGATACTGATATCTACTGGGCACGGCAGCAGGTATTTGAACGCCTGCAACAAATCAAAAATGAGATTCCGGAAGCGGCAGGCGAACCGTACATGGGGCCTGTTTCAACCGGTTTGGGCGAGGTGTACCAGTATGTCATTCGCCCCCGCAACCTGACCGATAAGTCCTTTTCTCCGATGGAACTGCGCACCATGCAAGACTGGTTCATCCGCAAGCAATTGCTGGGCGTGCCGGGAGTGGCAGAGGTAAGCGGCTTCGGCGGCTTTAAAAAGGAATATCAGGCCAAACTCAAATTAGACCAAATGCGCTCGCTGGGCGTAACCATCGACGATGTGTACGATGCGCTTTCGCAAGGCAACAGCAACACAGGTGGTGCTTATATAGAGAAAGAAAACAAAGCATTTACTATTCGCGGCATTGGTTTGGCAACCAGTCTGGACGATATTGCCAACACTGTTGTCAAAAATAAAGGCACTGTACCGGTATTGGTAAAAGATGTGGCTGTGGTTGAGTTTGGTAATGCCATCCGCTACGGTGCAATGACCATGAACGGCGAAGGCGAAGTGGTAGGCGGCATCATTATGATGGTGAAAGGCGGAAACGGCAATGAAGTAATTACCCGCGTGAAGAAAAAAATGGCGGAAATTGAAAAACAATTGCCCTCATCGCTGGTGATTGAGCCTTTTGTTGACCGTTCTAAAATTGTAAACAATGCCATCAAGACAGTTGCTACGAATTTGATTGAGGGGGCGCTGATTGTGGTAGTGGTGATTCTGGTTTTCTTGGGCAACTGGCGGGCAAGTTTGCTGGCGGCTTCCGTTATTCCGCTGGCAATGTTGTTTGCTTTTATCTGGATGCAATATTTCGGGGTGGTGGGCAATATCATGAGCCTTGGAGCCATAGACTTCGGGTTATTAGTTGACCCTGCCATTATTGTAGTGGAATCGGTCGTGCTGTTTTTGGCGCTGGCCTTTCAGCGGCATCTGGAATTTAGCGGCAAAGGCGACAATGCCTCGCTTACTTACCGTGAGCGGCAGGAAATAGTCATACAGTCGGCCGTAGAAGTGAAAAAATCCGTGGTATTCGGTGGCGCAATCATCCTGATTGTATATTTCCCGATTATGACTTTGCAGGGCATTGAAGGTAAAATGTTTACGCCAATGGCGCAAACGGTGAGTTTTGCTATTTTGGGTGCGTTGCTGCTGGCCATTACCTATGTGCCGATGATGAGCGCGCTCGTGTTGCAGCCCCCCAAAGACCCGCATGACCACGGCTTTTCCGAAAAAATCGTACAGGCCGTTTTCAGCGTTTTCAAACCACTTATCAAACTCGGGTTAAGGTTTAAAACAGGTACAATTGCCGTGGCACTTTTTGTGTTGGCGGCCGGTATTTGGGGCTTCAAAATCATCGGGGGCGAATTTGTACCCAAGTTGCAGGAAGGCGACCTTGTGGTAGAAATGAACCTGCCCGTAGGTACATCCATGACCGAATCCATGAAACTTTCCGGCAAAGTAGAGAAAATGCTGTTGGAAAAATTCCCCGACGAGGTGGAGCGCGTTGTGTCTAAAATAGGTACGTCGGAAGTGCCTACCGACCCGCAGGCAATGGAGGCTATGGAAACCATCGTGGTGTTGAAACCCAAAGAGGTGTGGAAAAAGGCCAAAAAGCAGGAAGACCTCGCCGATTTAGTAGCCGATGAGATGAAAGCCTTCCCGGGTTTGGTGCTGTCTATCCAGCAACCGATTGAAAACCGCGTTAATGAGTTGATGGCCGGCTCACGTACCGACATTGTGGTAAAACTCTACGGCTACGATTTGGATACGCTGGTGAAGAAATCCAACGAAATTATCAGTATTCTTCGTACCGTACCCGGGGCGGTAGATGTGCAGGAAAGTAAAATTTTCGGTTTGCCGCAAATCAATATCCAATACGACCGCCGCCAAATGGCAACCTACGGCATCACCGTAGAGCAAATGAACCGCGCTTTGCAAATCGCTTTTGCAGGAGCGGCCACCGGACTTGTTTATGAGAAAGACAAGCGGTTCGATTTAACGCTCCGCCTGTCGGATGCTGACCGAGTACGCCCCGAAAACATCAAAAACCTGCTGATTGAAAGCAAAGACGGGAATCCGATACCGCTGAAAGAACTCGCTGACATTCAGGAAAGTATAGGCCCTTCCGAAATCGGGCATGAAAACTTAGGCAGGCGTGCCAATATCGGCTTTAACGTGCGCGGCCGCGATGTGGAATCGCTCGTATACGAGGCAATGGATTTGGTAGGCAAAAATGTGATATTGCCTGCCGGCTATCGGTTGGAGTTTGGCGGAGAGTTTGAAAACCTGCGCCGCGCTAAGCAACGCCTTGGAATCGTTGTGCCTATTGCACTGGCTATTATTTTCGGGTTGCTGTTTGCATCTTTCGGCAATATCCGCGACAGTTTGCTAATTTACGCCGTCGTTCCGCTTTCGGCAGTAGGCGGTGTGTTTTCATTGCTGCTGCGCGATATGAATTTCAGTATTTCGGCAGGTGTCGGGTTTATTGCACTTTTTGGTATTGCCGTGCTGAACGGTATTTTGTTGGTCAGCCACTTCAACGAACTGATGAAACGAGGCATGAGTGCCGATGATGCCGTGATGCAAGGGCTGAACGAGCGATTCCGCCCTGTACTGATGACCTCCGCCGTGGCTGCATTGGGCTTCCTGCCGATGGCACTTTCCACCAGTGTGGGGGCTGAGGTGCAAAAGCCATTGGCAACTGTGGTTATTGGCGGACTTTTTACGGCTACTGTACTCACTTTAATTGTCCTTCCTGTTATGTATGCTCTTGTAAACAAAAATCGCACATTCAGCAATCCGGCGGCAGCCGATGAAGAGGTAGAATATAACCACAGCCATATGATTGTGAAGACTTTGGCACTGCTGTTCTTGTTTGCAGCCACAGGTACGGTTGTGCAGGCACAAAATCAGCAGCCGCTGACTAAAAATGCGGTTACTATCAGCTTGGAGGAGGCCGTGCAGGTGGCAACTTCCAAAAACCCCGAAATGCGGCTGGCCGACCAGCGGATAGAGCAACAGCAACTGCTGAAACCGGCAGCTTACAATATTCCCAATTTGGACTTGCTATTTGAAGCCCCCACAGGCGAAGATTTACGCCCGGGCTTGTTGCAAACCTTTGAGTTCCCTACGGTATATGCCGCACAGGCACAGGCACAGCAAAAGCGGGTAGAGTTGGCGCAAGCCGAGAAGGATATTACCACCAACGGACTGATTTTCAGAACAAAAGCTGCTTTCAACGACTTGCAGTTTATGGTAGCCAAATATCTGCTGCTCATCCGTCAGGATACGATTTACGATGATATCATCCGCGTGAACGAGGTGCGTTACAGAGTGGGGCAAATCAGCAACTTGGAGCGCATCAACGGCGAAAGTCAGTACAAGCGCATTCAGTACAACCTCAAACAGGCACAGGCAGAACTGAAAGGTGGTCGGGCGCTGCTGGCATCTTTGCTGGGGCGTTCCGGCGATACAACCTTGCTGCCCGATAAGCCGCTTGCCAAACTGCCCGATATGGGGATATTGTACGCAACCGATACGCTGGCCTTCTCTGCCAACCCGATTGTAGGCTTTAATATGCGCAATGTGAGCCTGCAAAAGAGCCTGCTCAAAGTAGAGCGCAACAAAATGCTGCCCGGCCTGCAAATCGGCTTCCTCAATCAGGGAACTCCCGGCAGCGAGGCCTCCGGCGGTACGCCCTTAGGTTCGCGTATGCGATTCGGGCTTACGCTGCCGATTTGGGCATGGAGCTATAAGGCCAACATCGGCGCGGCCAAAAAAGGACTTGCCATCTCTCAAACACAGGCACAAATCACCAATTTGCAGTTGAGTGCAGAGTATGCCAAGGCCATAGCCATGTATCGGCAAGCCAATGAAAACCTGCAATACTTTGAAACTGTAGGCCTGCGCGAAGCACAGGAAATCGTTCGCGATGCCCGTACCAGCTATCGTTTAGGCAGCATTACCTACTACCAGTACTTGCAAAACCTCGAGCTTGCTTTCCAGTTGGAGATGAACTATCTCAATACACTGCGAGACTATAATTATTCCATCATTTACTTGAAATACCTGCGTGGCGAGCGATAA
- a CDS encoding thioredoxin domain-containing protein, producing MSFTNRLAQATSPYLLQHAHNPVDWYPWGEEALAKARAEDKPIIVSIGYSACHWCHVMERECFENEALAELMNRYYVCIKVDREERPDIDQIYMDALHAMGLNGGWPLNVFLTPDAKPFYGGTYFPPRAWANLLQQVANAFANEREKISESAEQFNRVLNRNEEEQYGLSAAMIQAKEAVTLAQADGMFERLSKQFDTELGGMNRAPKFPMPSIYLFLLRYWHISSNEAALKHVHLTLEKMARGGIYDQAGGGFARYSVDEKWLVPHFEKMLYDNAQLISLYAEAYTATRRPLYKQIIDETIAFARRELLSPEGGFYSALDADSEGIEGRFYIWKDEELDAAFQAAGLSADEARLCKDYYDCYPDGNWEHGYNILNCPVSDEEFCRTHQLSPETLQEKIGHWKNLLLEARAPRIRPGLDDKILSGWNGLMLKGLADAYAATGIADYLQQAVQTARFIQEKMIAENQLFRNYKNGKADIPAYLEDYAAVIQGFAALYQVSGDAFWLQRAEQLTDHVLANFADETGELFYFVGKAQAEELIARKKELFDNVIPASNSMMAHNLFALSLLLPNRRDYEQKAKRMLLSVVPLLQKDVRFMANWAALFLQYVAPPVEVAITGAQAETFARDLHAKAYFPHKVVAFSTVASTLPLLENRFFEGQTKIFICRRQACQRPVDSVEEAFEQIKAL from the coding sequence ATGTCATTTACCAACCGTCTGGCACAGGCCACCAGCCCTTATTTGCTGCAACATGCCCACAATCCTGTGGACTGGTACCCTTGGGGCGAAGAGGCACTTGCCAAAGCCCGCGCAGAAGACAAACCGATTATTGTCAGCATCGGCTACTCTGCCTGTCACTGGTGCCACGTAATGGAGCGCGAATGTTTTGAAAATGAGGCACTTGCCGAACTGATGAACCGCTACTATGTGTGCATCAAAGTGGACAGGGAAGAGCGCCCCGACATAGACCAGATTTATATGGATGCGTTGCACGCCATGGGGTTGAACGGCGGCTGGCCGCTCAATGTGTTCCTTACGCCCGATGCCAAGCCCTTCTATGGCGGCACGTACTTCCCGCCAAGAGCATGGGCAAATTTGTTGCAACAGGTCGCCAATGCCTTTGCCAATGAGCGCGAGAAAATCAGCGAATCTGCCGAGCAGTTCAACCGCGTACTGAACCGCAACGAAGAAGAGCAATACGGCCTGTCTGCCGCCATGATACAGGCAAAGGAAGCCGTTACTCTCGCACAGGCCGACGGTATGTTTGAACGCCTCAGCAAACAGTTTGACACCGAACTGGGCGGCATGAACCGCGCCCCCAAGTTCCCCATGCCGAGCATTTACCTGTTCCTGCTGCGCTATTGGCACATAAGCAGCAACGAGGCAGCCTTGAAACACGTGCACCTCACATTAGAAAAAATGGCACGCGGCGGCATTTATGACCAAGCAGGCGGAGGTTTTGCCCGCTATTCGGTAGATGAAAAATGGTTGGTGCCGCACTTTGAAAAAATGCTTTACGACAATGCGCAACTCATCAGCCTGTATGCAGAAGCCTATACCGCCACTCGGCGCCCGCTTTACAAGCAAATAATTGATGAAACCATTGCCTTTGCCCGCCGCGAATTGCTTTCGCCCGAAGGCGGCTTCTACTCTGCACTGGATGCCGACAGCGAAGGTATAGAAGGGCGTTTTTACATCTGGAAAGATGAAGAATTGGACGCAGCGTTTCAGGCAGCGGGACTTTCTGCCGATGAGGCGCGACTTTGCAAAGACTACTACGACTGCTACCCCGACGGCAACTGGGAGCACGGATACAATATCCTCAACTGCCCCGTGAGCGATGAGGAATTTTGCCGCACCCACCAACTCAGCCCCGAAACTTTACAGGAAAAAATCGGCCACTGGAAGAACTTGCTGTTAGAAGCCCGTGCGCCGCGCATCCGCCCCGGCTTGGACGATAAAATTCTTTCCGGCTGGAACGGCCTCATGCTCAAAGGTTTAGCCGATGCCTACGCAGCAACGGGCATTGCCGACTACCTGCAACAGGCCGTACAAACCGCCCGATTCATCCAAGAAAAAATGATAGCCGAAAATCAACTTTTCCGAAACTATAAAAACGGCAAAGCCGATATTCCGGCCTATTTGGAAGATTATGCGGCTGTGATTCAAGGGTTTGCAGCGCTGTATCAAGTAAGCGGCGATGCCTTCTGGCTGCAGCGCGCCGAGCAACTCACCGACCACGTGCTGGCAAACTTTGCCGATGAAACGGGCGAGTTGTTCTACTTCGTCGGCAAAGCACAGGCAGAAGAGCTCATTGCCCGCAAAAAAGAACTGTTTGACAATGTGATTCCTGCCTCCAACTCCATGATGGCGCACAACCTGTTTGCCCTGTCGCTGCTGTTGCCCAACCGAAGGGACTATGAACAAAAAGCCAAGCGCATGTTACTTTCCGTAGTGCCGCTGCTGCAAAAAGACGTGCGCTTTATGGCAAATTGGGCGGCACTTTTCCTACAATATGTTGCTCCGCCCGTAGAGGTAGCCATCACGGGCGCACAGGCAGAAACCTTTGCCCGCGACCTGCACGCAAAAGCCTACTTCCCGCACAAAGTAGTTGCTTTCAGTACAGTCGCAAGTACACTTCCGCTGTTGGAAAATCGCTTTTTTGAGGGGCAAACCAAAATTTTTATTTGTCGCCGACAAGCCTGCCAACGCCCCGTGGATAGTGTAGAAGAGGCTTTTGAGCAAATAAAAGCG
- a CDS encoding efflux RND transporter periplasmic adaptor subunit: MNRFICYILCGIALLFTACTDSKEKAATEPEIRQVDFVELTPQELKTMEIQLTAPGTQPIVSNIYLNGKVTSLPNLSASVSSNIEGKVEKVFVTKGSLVRKGQPLMVLSSMQLIELQNEYLAAKSEIDFYAVEFRRQEELLKNNVGALADFQVTEAKYNAAISREKALRAKLQLLDIDADQFKNPKISVITPSVTIKSPIDGYITELPVTIGMLASVQTKLAEIVDNNQLYAEIFVYEKDLDLITEGQEVEIDFINSAFENVMGKVMSISRAINTETRAITAFVQFSARKGDLVLPGMNVRAVVLNKEGTKGAVTVPVSALMKEDDQTYVFAGENKPNPQGKLKIVKYKVEVGSTSDTLAEIIFPNGTPPNIVVAKSNVMVLETQRRQMSGMNVGGE, from the coding sequence ATGAACCGTTTCATTTGCTATATTCTTTGTGGCATAGCCTTGCTGTTTACTGCTTGTACAGACAGCAAAGAAAAAGCCGCCACTGAACCCGAAATCCGTCAAGTGGACTTTGTGGAGCTCACTCCGCAAGAGCTCAAAACAATGGAAATTCAATTGACCGCACCCGGCACACAGCCCATTGTTTCCAATATCTACCTGAACGGCAAAGTAACTTCCCTGCCCAATTTGAGTGCCAGCGTCAGCAGCAATATTGAGGGGAAAGTAGAAAAAGTATTTGTTACCAAAGGAAGCCTTGTTCGCAAAGGGCAGCCGCTGATGGTATTGAGCAGTATGCAACTCATTGAGTTACAGAATGAATATTTGGCAGCCAAGTCTGAGATAGATTTCTACGCCGTTGAGTTTAGGCGGCAGGAAGAACTCCTCAAAAATAATGTAGGAGCATTGGCCGACTTTCAGGTTACAGAAGCCAAATACAATGCTGCCATCAGCCGCGAAAAGGCACTGCGTGCCAAATTACAACTCTTGGACATAGATGCCGACCAATTTAAGAACCCCAAAATATCGGTTATTACCCCATCGGTAACTATCAAGTCGCCGATTGACGGTTACATTACCGAACTGCCCGTTACGATTGGTATGTTGGCATCGGTGCAAACCAAATTGGCCGAAATAGTAGATAATAACCAGTTATACGCCGAAATTTTCGTCTATGAAAAAGACCTTGACCTCATCACGGAAGGTCAGGAAGTGGAAATAGACTTCATCAATTCGGCTTTTGAAAATGTGATGGGCAAAGTGATGAGCATTTCGCGGGCTATTAATACGGAAACCCGCGCCATTACGGCCTTTGTACAATTTTCAGCCCGCAAAGGCGATTTGGTATTGCCCGGTATGAACGTGCGCGCGGTTGTGCTCAACAAAGAAGGAACGAAGGGCGCCGTTACCGTACCTGTTTCGGCACTGATGAAAGAGGATGACCAAACCTATGTTTTTGCCGGTGAGAACAAACCCAACCCGCAAGGCAAGCTCAAAATTGTTAAGTACAAAGTAGAAGTAGGCAGCACCAGCGATACACTTGCCGAAATTATTTTCCCTAACGGCACACCACCCAACATTGTGGTTGCCAAAAGCAATGTGATGGTATTGGAAACGCAACGCCGCCAAATGAGCGGTATGAACGTTGGGGGAGAGTAG
- the eboE gene encoding metabolite traffic protein EboE: MRLANHTHLTYCTNIHPGESWAEVWAALQQHIPAVRQQVCSNQPFGIGLRLSDLASRQILENEHLELFKAWLQAQNAYVFTMNGFPFGGFHYQRVKDAVHTPDWTSRQRLDYTVRLANILAALLPAGIAGGISTSPLSYAPWHRSAADLTATTQEAAKQLARAALAMFRIFEQTGQMIHIDLEPEPDGIMEDLATTLQTFRQFIFPASDRLAAAEGIPPELLRAHLQLCYDVCHFAVAFEPHAEALKQLSAEGIRIGKFQLSAALRVQWQDTQREAQRKVLTAFDEPTYLHQVVARSYEGSLLHFSDLPQALASAEASAAAEWRTHFHVPIFLDNYGLIQSTQQDIVEVLQLQQQYDYSRHLEVETYTWTVLPADMQLPVAESIARELQWVKNIVEQMP, from the coding sequence ATGCGATTAGCTAATCATACACACCTGACCTACTGCACCAATATCCACCCGGGCGAAAGTTGGGCGGAGGTTTGGGCTGCCCTGCAACAACACATACCCGCCGTGCGCCAACAGGTTTGCTCCAATCAACCCTTTGGTATCGGTTTGCGCCTTTCCGATTTGGCAAGCAGGCAAATACTTGAAAATGAACACCTTGAACTATTCAAAGCATGGCTGCAAGCGCAAAATGCCTATGTGTTTACGATGAACGGCTTTCCGTTTGGCGGCTTTCATTATCAGCGGGTCAAAGATGCGGTGCACACGCCCGACTGGACAAGCAGGCAGCGGCTGGATTATACCGTCAGGTTGGCAAATATTTTAGCAGCGTTGTTGCCCGCCGGTATTGCAGGAGGAATTTCTACTTCACCGCTCAGTTATGCACCATGGCATCGTTCGGCAGCAGATTTGACAGCAACAACGCAAGAGGCAGCCAAGCAACTTGCGCGGGCAGCATTGGCAATGTTCAGAATTTTTGAGCAAACAGGTCAAATGATTCACATAGACCTTGAACCCGAGCCTGATGGCATTATGGAAGACCTTGCCACAACGCTGCAAACGTTCCGACAGTTTATCTTTCCCGCATCGGACAGGCTGGCGGCTGCCGAGGGTATCCCGCCCGAATTGCTGCGGGCACATCTGCAACTGTGCTACGATGTTTGCCATTTTGCCGTTGCTTTTGAGCCGCACGCCGAGGCACTGAAACAACTCTCTGCCGAGGGTATCCGCATCGGTAAGTTTCAGTTGAGTGCTGCGCTACGGGTGCAGTGGCAAGACACTCAACGCGAAGCCCAACGAAAAGTCCTTACAGCCTTTGACGAGCCTACGTACTTGCATCAGGTAGTGGCACGCAGTTATGAAGGCAGTTTGCTGCACTTCTCCGATTTGCCGCAGGCACTTGCTTCGGCAGAGGCTTCGGCAGCCGCAGAGTGGCGCACGCATTTCCACGTGCCGATTTTTTTGGACAACTACGGACTGATTCAATCCACGCAGCAAGATATTGTTGAGGTACTGCAATTGCAGCAACAGTACGACTATTCCCGACATTTGGAAGTGGAAACCTACACATGGACGGTACTGCCCGCCGATATGCAACTGCCTGTTGCCGAATCCATTGCGAGGGAATTGCAGTGGGTAAAAAATATTGTGGAACAGATGCCTTAG
- a CDS encoding trans-sulfuration enzyme family protein encodes MRPETAAIHAGSHIDPQTGAVIAPMVLSTTFARNEQNELISEFHYARAGNPNRRALEERLAAVEQAAEAVTFSSGLAAAMAILHSLSPGDHIVVSPDMYFGIRVQLEALYSRWGLQFSMADMTDLAQVEAAIRPNTRLIWTETPSNPLVKITDLKQVADLAHRVGALCVCDNTWSPLIQKPLDLGVDLVMYSTTKYIGGHSDLLGGAVIARTDSETMQRIRFFQRMGGAVPSPFECWLMLRSISTLPQRMEAHCRNAMRLAEFLAQHPAIEKVHYAGLPTHPQHALAAAQMSAFGGMLSIELKGGKAAALKTIAGLKLFARATSLGGVESLIEHRATVEAAHANFSDSLLRVSVGLEHPDDLIEDFSNALAELVAH; translated from the coding sequence ATGCGCCCCGAAACTGCTGCTATCCACGCCGGCTCACACATTGACCCCCAAACAGGTGCTGTTATTGCACCTATGGTGCTTTCTACCACTTTTGCCCGCAACGAGCAAAACGAACTTATCAGCGAATTTCATTATGCGCGGGCAGGCAACCCGAACCGCCGCGCACTTGAAGAGCGACTGGCGGCAGTGGAACAAGCCGCCGAAGCAGTTACTTTCTCATCGGGGCTGGCCGCTGCAATGGCTATTTTACACAGCCTTTCCCCGGGCGACCATATTGTCGTCTCTCCCGATATGTATTTTGGCATACGAGTTCAGTTGGAGGCGCTTTACAGCCGATGGGGGCTGCAATTCAGTATGGCCGATATGACTGACCTTGCGCAAGTAGAGGCCGCTATTCGCCCCAATACCCGCCTGATATGGACGGAAACACCCTCAAATCCATTGGTTAAGATTACGGATTTAAAACAGGTGGCCGATTTGGCACATCGTGTCGGTGCGCTGTGTGTGTGCGATAATACATGGTCGCCGCTGATTCAAAAACCGCTGGATTTAGGCGTTGATTTGGTGATGTATTCCACAACAAAATACATAGGTGGACACAGCGACTTGCTGGGCGGCGCAGTGATAGCACGCACCGACAGCGAAACGATGCAGCGTATTCGCTTCTTTCAACGCATGGGTGGCGCAGTGCCTTCGCCTTTTGAGTGCTGGCTGATGTTGCGCAGCATATCAACCCTGCCGCAGCGGATGGAGGCACACTGCCGCAATGCCATGCGTTTGGCAGAGTTTTTGGCACAGCATCCTGCCATAGAAAAAGTACACTATGCGGGTTTGCCTACCCATCCGCAACACGCTCTTGCAGCTGCGCAGATGTCGGCATTTGGAGGGATGCTTTCCATCGAGTTAAAAGGCGGTAAGGCGGCTGCCCTGAAAACCATTGCAGGGCTAAAACTTTTTGCGCGTGCCACAAGTTTGGGCGGCGTAGAAAGCCTAATCGAGCATCGGGCAACGGTAGAGGCTGCCCATGCCAATTTTTCTGACTCATTGCTGCGCGTATCGGTAGGTTTGGAGCATCCCGACGATTTAATTGAAGATTTTAGCAACGCACTTGCGGAACTTGTTGCACACTAA
- a CDS encoding Mpo1 family 2-hydroxy fatty acid dioxygenase, whose amino-acid sequence MKTMQQWFDEYGESHQNSFNKMMHWICVPSIFFSVIGLLWSIPSEFLSSLFPAAIAPYVNFATIVLLLGLIFYLRLSFGMFIGMLLVSIAVVIGVKALEAAQIAPLWMISLTIFVVAWIGQFWGHKVEGKKPSFFKDLQFLMIGPAWLLSFIYNKVGLKY is encoded by the coding sequence ATGAAAACAATGCAACAATGGTTTGATGAGTACGGAGAAAGTCATCAAAACAGCTTTAACAAAATGATGCACTGGATTTGTGTGCCATCTATCTTTTTTAGCGTTATCGGTTTGCTTTGGAGCATTCCAAGTGAGTTTTTGAGCAGTTTGTTTCCCGCAGCAATTGCTCCCTATGTCAATTTTGCAACCATCGTGCTGCTGCTGGGGCTGATTTTCTACCTCCGACTCTCATTCGGGATGTTTATCGGGATGCTGTTGGTTTCCATAGCGGTTGTTATAGGCGTAAAAGCACTGGAAGCAGCACAAATTGCGCCCTTGTGGATGATTTCGCTGACGATTTTTGTGGTGGCATGGATTGGGCAGTTTTGGGGACACAAGGTAGAAGGTAAAAAACCCTCGTTCTTTAAGGATTTGCAGTTCCTGATGATTGGCCCTGCGTGGCTGTTGAGTTTTATCTACAACAAAGTAGGGCTGAAATACTAA